The following proteins are encoded in a genomic region of Parus major isolate Abel chromosome 20, Parus_major1.1, whole genome shotgun sequence:
- the MRGBP gene encoding MRG/MORF4L-binding protein: MSEAEGGSAAAVEKPPLPAAGPGAAAAVAAAVAAAAAAAAAGPEPGAPAEEAAVVWSPEVEVCLFHAMLGHKPVGVNRHFHMICIRDKFSQNIGRQISSKVIWDHLSTMYDMQALHESEILPFPNIEKNFALPDEMIQEVREGKVMMEEEVKEEILKEEMETHAGPEEVFAPSGSLGKTTEKPSSKEKEKTSSDPGSKEGSDKRKRNRVTEKVLNANSNPSSPSAAKRRRT, translated from the exons ATGAGCGAGGCGGAGGGCGGCTCGGCCGCCGCCGTGGAGAAGCCGCCGCTGCCCgcggccgggcccggggcggccgcggcggTCGCTGCCGCTGTTGCagccgcggcggcggcggcggcggccggccCGGAGCCCGGCGCGCCGGCGGAGGAGGCGGCGGTAGTGTGGAGCCCGGAGGTGGAGGTTTGCCTTTTCCACGCCATGCTGGGCCACAAGCCCGTAG GTGTGAATCGCCATTTCCACATGATTTGTATCCGGGATAAATTCAGCCAGAATATCGGACGGCAGATCTCATCCAAAGTGATCTGGGACCATCTGAGCACCATGTATGATATGCAGGCTCTT catGAATCTGAGATTCTTCCATTCCCTAATATAGAGAAGAATTTTGCTCTTCCTGATGAAATGATTCAAGAAGTGAGAGAAG GAAAAGTAATGATGGAAGAAGAAGTGaaagaggaaattttaaaagaagagatgGAAACGCATGCAGGTCCTGAAGAAG TTTTTGCGCCCTCTGGAAGTTTaggaaaaacaactgaaaagccaagcagcaaagagaaagagaaaacttcatCAGATCCTGGATCCAAAGAAGGATCTGATAAGAGGAAGCGCAACAGAGTCACCGAGAAGGTTCTAAATGCCAACAGCAACCCCTCGAGTCCCAGCGCCGCCAAACGACGCAGGACGTAG